The DNA segment CAGCTGTTATTAACATTGGTTACAGAGTCGGCTTCAAAATCATACACTCGTATACTACTGTACCCTGATTCAAAAGCTATTTTTGAACCATCGGGGCTCCATACCGGATGACGTCCCGTATAAGGAAGTCCAATCTCATTGTCGTTTATTTTCATGGGTCTTTTATTGGACCCGTCTGCATTCATTAAATAGATAGATGAGGAATGCACTGAAGATTTCTTGGAAGTAGTAAATACAATCTTAGATCCGTCTGGACTCCAGGATGGCTCAAAAGCTGAATTCTTATTAAAATTAGTCAGCTTCTTTAGACCAGATCCATCCGTATTCATTTTATAGATTTGGGTTCCAGCATTGCCATTGGCATTTTCAATTTTTGAAAAGACAATTTTTCCGGGGATCTCAGGCTTTGGGTTATTGTCATCAAGCAGATCACATCCCGAAATAATACAGGCAAAACTAATGGTAAATAAAAAAGTTCGTATGGTCATTTGTTCTCTTAACTACTTATTTCTTGTTAAGCTATTTATACTATAGAACTAACACAAGACTGATTTGGTCTATTTTTTTCAGCCCCTCCCTTTTCTTACTTTATCATGAGTTTAGATAAGGTCACTAAAGTTGTCATCCTGAGCGCTTAAAAGCTATACTAAACACATTTTTTGAACGCGAAGGGTGACAACCAAAGATTAATTTTATCTCAAACTAACAGTACTTTAAGTAAACTCAATTAAAAACAAATATCCTCCCCATGCGCGAAGCCATCTTTGTCCCGCTCGAATCCTACAGTGAACTTCCTGAAGAGGAAATGAAAAAGCGAGCTTCTGATTTTTATGAGCTGGTTAAAAAGCGCCGAACGGTTCGGGATTTCAGTGACCGCCCGGTACCCAAAGAAATTATTGAGAATTGCCTGCTTGCTGCGGGAACCGCCCCCAATGGCGCCAACAAACAGCCCTGGCATTTTGTGGCCGTTTCAGACCCTGAGATTAAAAAGACGATTCGCATAGAAGCTGAGAAAGAGGAGCATGAGTTTTATAATCGCCGCGCGCCGGAAGACTGGCTCGATGACCTCCGCCCTTTTGGTACCGATGAAAACAAGCCCTTCCTCGAAAAAGCCCCCTATCTGATTGGAATCTTCGCCCAAAGTTATAAGCTGGATGAAGACGGGGAAAAAGAGAAACATTACTATGTGAAAGAATCAGTCGGTATTGCGACTGGAATCCTGATCACCGCCCTGCATAATGCCGGTTTGGCTACGTTAACTCACACCCCAAGTCCTATGGGTTTTCTGAATGAAATTATGGGCCGGCCATCACATGAAAAGCCATTCTTGTTATTGGTGGTGGGCTATCCTGAAGAAGGAACAAAGGTTCCGGATATTTCGAAAAAGTCGCTGGATGAGATTTCTACTTTTATTTAACCTATCTAGATCTAGTCATTTCGCGGCGAATGCCCGAAACCTGGATGGTTTTCAGACATCAAATTATAGTTTATATCAACATTTAGATTCCTGCCTACGCAGGAATGACCATTAAAACATTATTCCTTGAGTAAAGATAAGAGCACATCAAAAAAAACCTCCACCTTCAAAAAAGAGCTCCTTCAATGGGGGCTTATTTTTTTGGTGGGAGCTATTCTGTATGGAACCGGTTATCACACCGAAGTGATCGGGAAGCTTCAGAGCGTGATTTTATATACCGGCCTTTTTCAACCGGATGTTGAGGAATCCATTCAGCATGGAAATCTGGCTGATTACGATATGCCTTTACTTACTATAAATGGCGAGCGCACTTCTCTTTCTGAATTCGAAGGCAAAACTATTTTTCTAAATTTCTGGGCGACCTGGTGTCCGCCTTGTATCGCCGAGATGCCCAACATTCAAGCTCTTTATGATGGGATTGACGATGACGACATTGTCTTTGTAATGGCCTCTTTAGATCGCGATCCTCAGAAAGCCTGGGACTTCACCAAGCGAAAAGAGTTCACTTTTCCTGTTTACTCGGTTATCAGAAAGCCGAGAATTTATGACACCTCTATGGTTCCTACGACCTATGTTATTTCTCCTGATGGAACCATTGTTATGATGCATGCGGGAATGGCTAAATACAACACCGATGATTTCAGGGCTTTTCTCACCGGCTTTTCTGATCAATAAACCGTCTAATGGAACGCGGACGACACTGACAATTCAGATAGTCGCTGATGAATTTCATTAAATCCCCAACAATTCAATTTATCTGCCAGAGTTAACCAAAACACCTTTTTTAATGACATCGAAATTAAAAAAACGTACCTTGGCGATGGTCTTTTAAGGCTATAAATTTTATTTAAAACAACTCTCTGGAACAAAGGTCCTTCATGGCATCCCGCTGGTCTTTGTTCAGGATGACAAATCAAAAGTATGGAAAAAGTTATCTCCGGCATTCAGCAAATCGGAATCGGCATTCCTGATGTTCACAAAGCTACAGATTGGTATCGCCGAAATTTTGGTATGGATATCAAAGTTTTTGAAGACGCCGCTACGGCTGAGCTTATGCTTCCTTATACAGGCGGTAAGCCCCATGACCGAACTGCTATTCTCGCCCTGAACATGAAGGGCGGTGGCGGTTTTGAGATCTGGCAATACACCAGTCGCGAGCCCCAGCCTGCAGATTTTGATCTAATGATGGGAGATCTGGGTATTAACTGTGGAAAGATTAAGTCGATTAATGTCCCGGGAACTTACGATGAGATGGAAGCAGCCGGACTGGATATCCTAACTCCGCTGGAGAAAAACCCGGCCGGCGACTACAACTTTTTTGTTAAGGACTTATATGGAAATATCTGGCAGGTAGTAAAAGGTCTCGATTTCTTCAAAAAGAAAACGCCGTCATCTACCGGCGGTGTGGTTGGCGCTGTGATCGGCTCCACAAATATTGAAAAAGCGAAGACGCTATATTCTGATGTTCTGGGCTACGATGAAGTCGTTTTTGATATGACGGCTACTCATGCTGATTACGAAGGTCTGCCGGGTGGAGATCATAAATTTCGCCGTGTGCTGCTTCGGCATTCTGAGCCTCGGCAAGGTGGCTTTAGTAAGATGTTTGGCCCTACTGAAATCGAACTCATTGAGGTTTTGGGAAGAAAACCCCGCAAGCTTTTTGAAGATCGTTACTGGGGAGATTTGGGATTCATTCACCTTTGCTTTGACGTACAGGGCATGGACGCTTTAAAAGAAGACCTGGAAGAAAATGGCTTCCCCTTTACCGTAGATTCTGCAGATAGCTTTGATATGGGCGAAGCTGCTGGTCGGTTTACTTATGTTGAAGATCCTGACGGAACACTTATTGAGTTTGTTGAAACTCATAAAGTCCCCATTATGAAAAAAATAGGTTGGTACATTGATATGACTAAACGTGATCCAAAAAAGAACCTTCCCAACTGGATGATTTCTGCTCTTCGCTTTAGCCGAATGAAGGATTGAAAGTGATTTGGTGATAGAGTGATAAAGTGATGAGTGATGAAATCGTAAATCACCATATCACTTTATCACCATATTACTTGATCACTTAATCAACATCATTTTGCGGGTTTCTACAAAGCTTCCTGCTTGTATTCGGTAGATATACATCCCGCTTGATAATGCGGAGGCATCGAATGTGACGGTCTGGACTCCTGATGCCGTTTTCCCATTCACCAAAGAAGCCACTTCTTGCCCAAGCATATTATACACCTTAAGGCTCACATCGCTTGCTTTCGGTAAATTGAAACTAATGTTTGTTGTCGGGTTGAATGGGTTGGGATAGTTTTGTGAAAGACTGAATTGATTGGGGTTGAAATCACCTTCTTCATTGCTCACCGAAGTACCATCATTTTCCGAATCAACATTCGCAAAGTAAACTACCACCTCAGAGCTTCCGTTTTTATTGGTAGCTGTGTATGTCATCGGGCCTGGATTTTCCTCGTCAACGATCCACCAGAACTTTCTTGTTTCTGGATCAAAAGTTGCCGAAGCCGGTTTGTTCATTACTGAAACCTCCGGGATACTTAAATCCAGATTCACTGCACTTATAAAAAATGAAAGAGTGTCTCCAACCGAGAAAGGAATAGGGCCGTCATTAAATACTCCTGGATAATTACCCCCCACGTTAACACTTCGAGTTCCGCCATTGGTTATTACATCAAAGTATGTGCTCTGGTTCATATAACCATCATCAAAAAATGCCCTTGGGTAAGCTCTGTAATATTGTATTACCATTTCTTGGATGTTGATATCCCATCTCAGAGTAACATAAACCTGGGTTCCATCTTCCAGTGAGCGATAATCGTTACCACCTCCATTTGTCGTATCTCCTGAAGCGTTCAGGTTATAACTCCGATCTCCGATGCTTGTACCGTCTTCATTGAACAGCCTCTTAAAGACCCCTGTCTTATACATTTCTCCGGTTAAGAAATCGATGCTAAAGGTTTCTCGCAACACCATTTGATACGTTTCACCAAAGAGCATGTACTGTGAAGTTGAATATGAGCTTAATACCAATTCGCCATTGTCTAATCGAAATATTCTTATCTCTGTTTGATTTCCGGCTTCATCATAATCAAATTCCGTTTTACTGATGGGGTCATCAATGACAGGGCCTCCTTCATTGTTTAGGCTATCAGGATAGACGCTGTAAAGGATTAATGAGTCAACCAACGTTTCATCATTCGGGTTCTGAAAGGTCTTATACAATCCGGTAGCTACCCATTGAGAATCTGTCCAGGTATATTGACGCCCCTCAATCACATTATTGTTATACATATAGTAAACACTATCACGCCCTATGAGCTGATCTTTATTATTATCCCATTGTTTGGAAACCTGATAAATAGTCCTTCTTCCATCTCCAAACTTAGTGTAGCTATAGCTCCAGCTAAAAGTAGATCCATCAAAGCCATATGAGCGATAAGAACTCAACTCATAATTTTCGTTAGAAATATTTCTTTGTTCCGATTCCGGATAATATTCCATGTTCTCAGGGTTGTACCTTTCCTCAATGCGTAATGTGTCCCACCCCTGCTCATTTTGATAACTCAATAGGTGAGCATATTTAACCCACCCTTCTTCAGTATCATAGTTTTCTGAATATGTCTCGTAGTCAGCTCCCCGTGATGGTTCACCTACAAAAGCCGTTCTTAAACCATAGTATGGTGTTCTGCTCCCATAATTAAAGTAGAGTGTTTCGGTTGTGTCATTACCCGAATCATAAGCCTTACTATACATGAACCTTTCTGGAAATAACGCCATACTATCCTGGTTCCAATTGTAGGCCTCATCGCTAATTAAGTAAGAGCCCGATTCTATCAAGCCCTCAGTCCAGCGCCAGCCAAGAGAAGACGGACGATACATAGAATCATTAGGGGCTTTGTACTCTTCAAATCTCCAGGAGGTATCTGGATTATTCAGAAAGACACCTTTCTTTCGCAACTGATTAAACTCCTTCATGAAGTTTCTTTTTTCCTGAACTCCAGCATTCAGTAGTAACAGATCTGCTTTTTTTGTTTGTGGAGAAACCTGATAAATAAATGCTTTATGTGACAAATCCAGATACTGATTATTTATCTGCTTCTGAATATCCACCTGTTGTGCCGAAGCTGCTATGCTGAAACCTAAAAAACCTATTAGTAGTAGCTGTATTTTTTTCATTGTATATCTGATTCTTTTAATAATGAAGCCTGCATGAGCTACAGGAATACATCAAATTTCAAATATTCATCAACTAACTGTTATCGCCCGAACGGAGTATTTTTCTACCTCTACTTCACAACGTTTCGCCTTAACGCTAACCGCACAGCAGCAGCCCGTGAATTCACCTGCATCTTTTTGTAGATGTTTTTGATGTGCGTTTTCACCGTCCACGGACTCAGGATAACATCTTCTGCTATCTCTTTATTGGATTTTCCCTCAATAACATGCTCGAGAATTCGAATTTCTGCCGGCGTTAAATCGAAAGGCACTACTTCCGGTTCTTTCTTTTTTTGTGTAGGATCTTTTCTTAGCCCCGAAACTAAACTCATAAGTTTTCTGGCAATAGATGGTGATATTGGAGACCCGCCTTTTTTAACATCCTTAATCGACTGAACTACCTCTTCAATCGGTTCATCTTTTAATAAGTATCCCGTGGCACCAACCTGAATGGATTCAAATATTCGCTCATCGTCCTCAAAAACCGTAAACATGATGATGTCAATGTCTTGATGCTTTTCTTTGATCTGAAAGGTTGCCTCGATCCCCGAAAGCCCAGGCAATTCAATATCCATAAGCAGGACGTCAGGAAGCTCTTCTGCCTTATCAAGATATTTTATACAGAGCTCAGCATCTTCTACCGCAAAAACCAGATCAATCTCATCGTAAAAGGAAAGCAGCTCGGAAAGGCGCTTCCTAAAAATGCTGTGATCTTCAATAATGGCAACTTTTATCTTTTCCATTCCCGAATATTTATGCTAATCGTGTTCGTTGACTTTCAAAATGCTTCTTTTTTTGATTAAGCATATCCCCTGAATTTGGTATTTATAAATTGAAAGAGAGCTTTATTTCTGTTCCATTTTTTTTATCCATGTCTAAGGTTCCTCCCAGCTCTTCTGCTCTTTTTCGCATATTCCCCAAACCATAGCCCCCATTTAATGCCTGTCCGTTTTCCTTAAAGGTCCCATCATCTTTTATGCATACCTTCAGCGACCCATTATTTCTACTGAAATGTATATCAAGATTTTCTGCACCTGCATACTTCAGTGTGTTTTGAGCCGCTTCCTGGATGATCCTGAAAACATTCAATGCCTGGGTTGAGCTCAGTGTTACTTTGTCCTCTACTTCCTGGTGGTAATGAACCTGCAACTCATCACACAACGCACTTTGAGACTTGAAGTATTTCTTTAGGTGATCAACAAAACCTTCCAGGTCTAAACTGTTCTGATTAAGCGCCCAAATGGTTTCTCGTAACTGCTTGATGGTAACATTGGCGTCTCCTCGCAGCGAGTTCATTAGCTCTGCTGAGCGGGCCGTGTTCTTCTTTTCATTATATTTTTCAATCAGTGTTAATCCAGATATTATATTCGCTAACTGAGCTCCTACATGATCATGAAGATCCCGGGAAATTCGCTCCCTTTCGTTTCTAAGTCTATTTTCAACTTCCATTTTACGAATTTGCTCGCGGAGCCTTCTCTGTGAAATATGCCTGATTCCTACAACCAACAAAACAAGCCCTGTCAACCCTGAAAGAGAGCGAAACCACCAGGTCTGCCACCAAGGAGGCGTAATATTTACTGCGAGCTGTATTCCCTCTTCATTCCATACACCATAGCTATTCGCAGCTTTTACCCTGAAATTATATTCCCCTGGCTCAAGATTTGGATAGTCCGCGAAGGTTCGGTTTCCTGCTTCCACCCATTGCTCGTCCACACCCACCATTTTATAGGCGTACTTATTCTGCTGCGGTTTCTCGTAATCCAAAGCAGCAAACTCAAAAGAAAGAAAGTTTTTGTTGTATGGAAGAATAAGCTCCTTTTCAAATACGCTGCTCGTATCGGTATTATAAGGTTCATTAAATAGCCGAATACCAGTAAGCTGAACAACCGGTTCTTTCTTATTCGTGGTAAGCTCTTCTGTATCAAGAATATTAAAGCCGCCAATCCCCCCAAAAACAACTCTCTCATCTGACAGTCTTAAGTAGGCGCCGGTATTAAATTCTTTATTCTGAATGCCATCCTCTTCAGTAAAAGCAGTAAAACTTAGTGTTGGTGTATGCAGCCTGGCTAATCCATTGTTTGTGCTAATCCAGATGAAGTCTGGATCAACATCAGGGAGAATGCCATAGGTGCTGTTATTTGAAAGCCCTTGTTCCGTACCAAACCTTCTAAACTCATTTTTTATGGGATTCCACCGTGTTATTCCGCCCCCATAGGTTGCAAACCAAAAAGTGCTGTCGTTTTGATGATAAATACTGCGCCCATCGTTAAATGAAACCGAATTGGAGTTTGATGGATCATGTCGAAAAACAGAAATTCTTCCAAACTGACCTTCTTGTACTTCAATTTTTGTAAAGCCATTTTCCATAGTTGCCAGCCATATACCTCCATCTCTATCTTCATAGATTCGGCGAATTTTCTCTCCGCCTATTACATTTTCCCCGCCTGTATTGCTATTAAAATGAGTAACATTAACCGGTTCATTTTCGAGCAAGCCTACCGGATTTTTCACTAGCTGAAGGCCATCCCCCTCATATCCAACCCACATCCACCCTCTGCTATCTATAAATACCTGATGAATTAGATATGAGTTTATGAAGCTATTCTCCGGGTTGAAGTTACGAGCCGATCCTTCAGGCTTTCCTTCTCCATTGATCGGAATATAGAATAACCCATTCGTTACCGTTACTACCCATAACCCGTTTTCACTTCTTTCCAGTGACCAGATTTGGTTTTCAATCAGCTCTTTTGGGAGCCCTTGGAAACGTTCTGTATTTACTGCTTCTTCATTCCAAAATCGGATTCCTTCAGCGCCGGCAAACCAAATACCTTTTCCCTGTTCCTCTTCCAGCGCCAGAATAAATGGAGCTCCCATTTCAGGATTCGTATCTTCGTTAACTAGCTTTATTGCGGTTTGTTCTTCAAGCCTTACAAAGCCCTGTCCCCAGCTATAGCTCCATATCCCACCTTGTGGATCATGATATAATGCTGTTGGTGAAAAATCTTTACTCCCAGTCTTCAATTCCTGATAACTTCGCTCACCCGTATTTTTGTTAATAAATTGAAGCCCTTTTTCCTCAGATGTGCCAATCAGGTATTCCTCTTTTTCCACATATAGCTGTTGATTATGTTCAGAGGCCATACCACTTTCTAATGATTGAATAATGCTTTCTGAAAGCAGCTCTTTTGGAACTTTCTGGTTGCCAGAGTTTTGGCTATACACCCAAATTTGGTTTAGCTCATCAACGATTACTCTTGACAGGTTTTGAACATTCTCACCTTTAAACTGATCAACCCTTTCTGCTGTTAAAACCCTTTTTTGCGGATTTGATTTGTATGCCTCAACCTCTTCTGATGGAATATGATACAGACCGGTAAAAGACGCTCCTAAAAAACTTCCATCTTTAAATTCTACAACTGCATTTGGGCTGTAGAGTTCTATGCCGGTCTTTTTATCCTTTATTTCAACCCCTCGGAAGCTCCCTTTATCCGGGTCAAATAATCCAAATGCCTGAGCTCCTATTGACGCCCAGAAAGCTCCCTCACGATCCTTCATAAAAAGGTAGATGGGCGCGCTTGGAAATCCGTTTCTTATTTTTTCACTGTATTGGTAACGGGCAAACTTCTCGGTTCTAGGGTTGAATTTATTAATGCCTCCATCCCTTGTTCCAACCCAAATAGTCCCATCATCATCAACTAAAATCCCGTGAATGAAATTATCAGAAATGCTTGTACTGTCAGACGAATTATGCCTATAGGTCTTCACTGACTTTCCGTCAAATCGGTTTAACCCATCAATGGTGCCAACCCACAGAAATCCACTTTTATCCAGAGCCAGATTTGTTACCGTATTATGAGATAAGCCAATGTTTTGAGCATTATACTGTGTAACGCTAAAATGATAGGGCTGACTATTAGCAAGCCCTGCCCACAAAACCCCAAAAACAATGAATCCTATTACCCTAACCAAAAAACCTCTGCTAGTTACCCTTTGAGGTAATATCTATAATTTTTAGGGCTTTTAAATGATCATAATAAAAATTTAACGTACCCTTATTGACCCTCTCTGTCAGGTACTAAAGGCTCACTGCCCTGCAGCACATCCATTTCTTCTTTCAGCATTTCCTGAACATAGTGTGCTCCCGCAACAGAATCATACCCTACTCTGTAGCGAACTTTTTGCTTGTATAAATCCATGATGCCCGTCAGTTGTCCGTCCCGAAGGAGTAATGACGCTAAACCCGTTCCCTGATCTTCAATGTTTGCAGAAATAGAAGTGATTCCCGGAATCGTTTGCTGTACACGGCGAACCTGAAGATTAAATTCTTCGCCTCCTTCTTCTTTACGAATAACAAATGAGCCTCCTTTTTTGATTGAGTTTACCACATTCATATCTACTTCAATCAATTCTTTATCAGTGGAAAGGCTGTCTGAGTTCTTGATGGGCTGATTTTCCATCTGCTCATTTTCTGCTAATGCCTGAGGCTGTTCCGCGCTTTTCTTTTCTTCACCGCAGCTAATCATAGTGACCATTCCGGTAACCAATACTGCCAGCAAAAACACTCTTTTTGAATTTCTCATAGTTATTTAATTAGCGCCATTTTCTTGGTTAACGTTGTTGTTCCGGCTTGAAGGCGATATACATAGATTCCGCTAGCCAGGTTTGCTGCGTCAAAGTTAACCTCATAATCTCCGGCTCCCTTATTCTCATTCATCAGAGTCGCAACTTTTTGCCCCTGCATATTAAAGATCTCAATCTGCACTTCTCCTGCCTGCTTCAGAGTATAGTTTATGGTGGTAGTCGGGTTGAATGGGTTTGGATAGTTTTGCCCAAGAGTGACGGCCTCAGGTGTTGTTGCCATTTCATTCGAAACAACATCATTAACAGATAGCGTTACAGGAACCTCGATAACTCTGTTTTCGGGATCGTTTGTTC comes from the Balneola sp. genome and includes:
- a CDS encoding nitroreductase family protein; the protein is MREAIFVPLESYSELPEEEMKKRASDFYELVKKRRTVRDFSDRPVPKEIIENCLLAAGTAPNGANKQPWHFVAVSDPEIKKTIRIEAEKEEHEFYNRRAPEDWLDDLRPFGTDENKPFLEKAPYLIGIFAQSYKLDEDGEKEKHYYVKESVGIATGILITALHNAGLATLTHTPSPMGFLNEIMGRPSHEKPFLLLVVGYPEEGTKVPDISKKSLDEISTFI
- a CDS encoding thioredoxin — protein: MSKDKSTSKKTSTFKKELLQWGLIFLVGAILYGTGYHTEVIGKLQSVILYTGLFQPDVEESIQHGNLADYDMPLLTINGERTSLSEFEGKTIFLNFWATWCPPCIAEMPNIQALYDGIDDDDIVFVMASLDRDPQKAWDFTKRKEFTFPVYSVIRKPRIYDTSMVPTTYVISPDGTIVMMHAGMAKYNTDDFRAFLTGFSDQ
- a CDS encoding glyoxalase yields the protein MEKVISGIQQIGIGIPDVHKATDWYRRNFGMDIKVFEDAATAELMLPYTGGKPHDRTAILALNMKGGGGFEIWQYTSREPQPADFDLMMGDLGINCGKIKSINVPGTYDEMEAAGLDILTPLEKNPAGDYNFFVKDLYGNIWQVVKGLDFFKKKTPSSTGGVVGAVIGSTNIEKAKTLYSDVLGYDEVVFDMTATHADYEGLPGGDHKFRRVLLRHSEPRQGGFSKMFGPTEIELIEVLGRKPRKLFEDRYWGDLGFIHLCFDVQGMDALKEDLEENGFPFTVDSADSFDMGEAAGRFTYVEDPDGTLIEFVETHKVPIMKKIGWYIDMTKRDPKKNLPNWMISALRFSRMKD
- a CDS encoding DNA-binding response regulator, with the translated sequence MEKIKVAIIEDHSIFRKRLSELLSFYDEIDLVFAVEDAELCIKYLDKAEELPDVLLMDIELPGLSGIEATFQIKEKHQDIDIIMFTVFEDDERIFESIQVGATGYLLKDEPIEEVVQSIKDVKKGGSPISPSIARKLMSLVSGLRKDPTQKKKEPEVVPFDLTPAEIRILEHVIEGKSNKEIAEDVILSPWTVKTHIKNIYKKMQVNSRAAAVRLALRRNVVK